The proteins below are encoded in one region of Rhinolophus sinicus isolate RSC01 linkage group LG07, ASM3656204v1, whole genome shotgun sequence:
- the BEST2 gene encoding bestrophin-2a yields MTVTYTARVANARFGGFSQLLLLWRGSIYKLLWRELLCFLGLYMALSSTYRFVLTEGQKRYFEKLVIYCDQYASLIPVSFVLGFYVNLVVHRWWNQYLCMPLPDALMCIVSGTVHGRDERGRLYRRTLMRYAGLSAVLILRSVSTAVFKRFPTIDHVVEAGFMTREERKKFENLNSPYNKYWVPCVWFSNLAAQARREGRIRDNSALKLLLEELTVFRGKCSMLFHYDWISVPLVYTQVVTIAVYSYFLACLIGRQFLDPAQGYKDHNLDLFVPVFTLLQFFFYAGWLKVAEQLINPFGEDDDDFETNFLIDRNFQVSMLAVDEMYDDLAMLEKDLYWDAAEARAPYTAATAFQRLQPSFQGSTFDITLAKEDMQFQRPDGMDVPLGEAQGDFLQRLLPAGPGMAAGGLLGRRLSLLRRKNSCVSEASTAASCACAGAPDGPALECGCGDLLLDPGLREPEPEPLTGPEPSATGSVAEPFTTVSMPMYRGPAPPWLPSPIGEEEESLT; encoded by the exons ATGACCGTCACGTACACAGCCCGCGTGGCCAACGCGCGCTTTGGCGGCTTCTCGCAGCTGCTACTGCTGTGGCGCGGGAGCATCTACAAACTTTTGTGGCGGGAGCTGCTCTGTTTCCTCGGGCTCTACATGGCGCTGAGTTCCACCTATCG CTTCGTGCTGACTGAGGGGCAGAAGCGCTACTTCGAGAAGCTCGTCATTTACTGCGACCAGTACGCTAGTCTCATCCCGGTCTCATTCGTGCTAG GCTTCTATGTGAACCTGGTGGTGCACCGTTGGTGGAACCAGTACCTCTGCATGCCTCTGCCCGACGCGCTCATGTGCATAGTGTCGGGCACGGTGCACGGGCGCGACGAGCGCGGCCGTCTCTACCGGCGCACGCTCATGCGCTACGCAGGGCTCTCAGCTGTGCTCATCCTGCGCTCTGTCAGCACTGCAGTCTTCAAGCGCTTCCCTACCATAGACCACGTGGTTGAGGCTG GGTTTATGACCCGCGAGGAGCGCAAGAAGTTCGAGAACCTGAACTCGCCCTACAACAAGTATTGGGTGCCCTGCGTCTGGTTCTCCAACTTGGCAGCACAGGCCCGGCGTGAGGGCCGCATCCGCGACAACAGCGCCCTTAAACTGCTGCTCGAG GAGCTGACTGTGTTTCGGGGCAAGTGTTCGATGCTGTTTCACTACGACTGGATCAGTGTACCCCTCGTCTACACTCAG GTGGTGACCATCGCCGTGTACAGTTACTTCCTGGCCTGCCTCATCGGTCGTCAGTTCCTAGACCCTGCGCAGGGCTACAAAGACCACAATCTTGACCTGTTCGTTCCAGTCTTCACTCTGCTGCAGTTCTTCTTCTATGCCGGCTGGCTCAAG GTAGCCGAGCAGCTCATCAACCCCTTTGGAGAGGACGACGATGACTTTGAGACCAACTTTCTGATCGACCGAAACTTCCAG GTGTCAATGCTGGCCGTGGATGAGATGTACGACGACCTAGCCATGCTGGAGAAGGATCTGTACTGGGACGCGGCTGAGGCTCGTGCCCCCTACACAGCAGCCACCGCCTTCCAGAGGCTGCAGCCCTCCTTCCAGGGTTCCACCTTCGACATCAC GTTggccaaagaggacatgcagttCCAGCGGCCGGATGGCATGGACGTGCCGCTGGGCGAGGCTCAGGGCGACTTCTTGCAGCGCCTCCTGCCTGCAGGCCCAGGCATGGCCGCAGGAGGCCTGCTGGGCCGGCGCCTGTCCTTGCTGCGCCGCAAGAACAGCTGCGTGTCGGAGGCGTCCACTGCTGCCAGCTGCGCGTGCGCTGGCGCTCCAGACGGCCCGGCCCTGGAGTGCGGCTGCGGGGACCTACTGCTCGACCCGGGCCTGAGGGAACCAGAACCTGAGCCCCTCACTGGGCCCGAGCCGTCTGCCACGGGTTCTGTTGCCGAGCCCTTCACCACAGTGTCCATGCCCATGTACAGGGGACCGGCTCCACCCTGGCTGCCCAGCCCCATTGGCGAGGAGGAGGAGAGTCTCACCTGA